One window from the genome of Sandaracinaceae bacterium encodes:
- a CDS encoding spermidine dehydrogenase, whose translation MDPMADFGGHAARNEFDVDGSKLIGYGGSESLQSPLQNFGPATKQLMAMLGVDIAKFESSYFHHALYSDLGLSRGTFFGAEHFGRDTLVTGDPTAWMSDDVPKGRLNARSFEEFFGLFPMSPDARAQLLALYTSERITLASTPSAEARAAYLRTKSYADFLRDDWGLGDEALRYFTQRTADFFGMAPTHIPALEAGHYGLPGLQGIALPHGDHDESAPGRLDEPYVHHFPDGNASIARLMVRKLIPAVAPGNTMEDIVLAPFDYAQLDSPDSPVRIRLGSTVAWARNADDGSVDVGLLRNADGHPTRVSAKHSTLACFNMSIPYLLDGLPPEQATSLSSNVKAPLIYTNVALRHWRPWVALGVHEIFGVDTFHSRVKLDYPVAMGGYRCAFDPSEPILVHMVYVPTVPDASDPRAGLRAARKKLFGLKIEDYERHIRDDLTRMLGPGGFDAERDIAAITVNRWSHGYSYGPNTLMEPEDVGQRSMERARSPQGHVTIAGSDAGWDPYAHSAFEQAHRAVSELV comes from the coding sequence GTGGACCCCATGGCCGACTTCGGTGGCCACGCGGCGCGCAACGAGTTCGACGTGGATGGCAGCAAGCTCATCGGCTACGGCGGCTCCGAGAGCCTGCAGTCGCCGCTCCAGAACTTTGGCCCCGCCACCAAGCAGCTCATGGCCATGCTGGGCGTGGACATCGCCAAGTTCGAGAGCAGCTACTTCCACCACGCGCTCTACTCGGATCTCGGTCTGTCGCGCGGCACCTTCTTCGGGGCCGAGCACTTCGGGCGCGACACGCTCGTGACGGGCGACCCCACCGCGTGGATGTCGGATGACGTGCCCAAGGGGCGCCTCAACGCGCGCTCCTTCGAGGAGTTCTTCGGGCTGTTTCCCATGTCCCCCGACGCACGCGCGCAGCTGCTGGCGTTGTACACGAGCGAGCGCATCACGCTCGCATCCACGCCCTCCGCCGAGGCTCGCGCCGCGTACCTGCGCACCAAGAGCTACGCCGACTTCCTTCGTGACGACTGGGGCCTGGGCGACGAAGCGCTGCGCTACTTCACGCAGCGCACGGCGGACTTCTTCGGCATGGCCCCCACGCACATCCCCGCGCTCGAGGCGGGGCACTATGGCCTGCCGGGCCTGCAGGGCATCGCGCTGCCCCACGGCGACCACGACGAGAGCGCACCCGGCCGGCTGGACGAGCCCTACGTGCACCACTTCCCGGACGGGAACGCGTCGATCGCGCGCTTGATGGTGCGCAAGCTGATCCCAGCGGTGGCGCCCGGGAACACGATGGAAGACATCGTGCTGGCGCCCTTCGACTACGCCCAGCTCGACTCCCCGGACAGCCCCGTGCGCATCCGGCTTGGCAGCACCGTGGCGTGGGCACGCAACGCCGACGACGGCAGCGTGGACGTGGGCCTGCTGCGCAACGCCGACGGGCACCCCACGCGGGTGAGCGCCAAACACAGCACCCTCGCGTGCTTCAACATGAGCATCCCGTACTTGCTGGACGGCCTGCCGCCCGAGCAAGCCACGTCACTGTCCAGCAACGTGAAGGCGCCGCTGATCTACACCAACGTGGCGCTGCGCCACTGGCGCCCATGGGTGGCCCTCGGCGTGCACGAGATCTTCGGCGTGGACACCTTCCACTCGCGCGTGAAGCTCGACTACCCCGTGGCCATGGGCGGCTATCGCTGCGCGTTCGACCCGTCGGAGCCCATCCTGGTTCACATGGTCTACGTGCCGACCGTGCCCGACGCGAGCGACCCGCGCGCCGGGTTGCGAGCTGCCCGCAAGAAGCTCTTCGGCCTGAAGATCGAGGACTACGAGCGCCACATCCGCGACGACCTCACGCGCATGCTCGGGCCCGGTGGCTTCGACGCCGAGCGCGACATCGCCGCCATCACGGTCAACCGTTGGTCGCACGGCTACTCGTACGGGCCAAACACCCTGATGGAGCCCGAAGACGTGGGTCAGCGCAGCATGGAGCGCGCGCGCTCGCCGCAGGGGCACGTCACCATCGCTGGCTCGGACGCCGGCTGGGATCCGTACGCGCACTCGGCCTTCGAGCAGGCCCACCGCGCGGTGTCGGAGCTGGTCTAG
- a CDS encoding GH3 auxin-responsive promoter family protein, whose protein sequence is MDPTELRADTPGNVNDDTQLLSWEKRAAAALMAPVPRWVAFAESSDDSLFATLAWLLAARDLSLISVWSPTFALNLFEGLERHRTELCDTLAQGRWQRSGLPGGAPRAPEVAAILRSYPGPASPELLRALWPSLSLISAWDTSSSASWARRLQALAPHAHFQGKGLWATEGVVTIPYRGKHVLASRSHFYEFVDLATERSHFAWELREGQEVRPLLTTGAGLLRYGLRDRLKVRGFVGSTPCLEFQGRMDDTDMVGEKLSPDAAARALSSLEPMGDCQPLSLIPLPSGLHPTSERPCYVALCEGAPNPERDQARSETLERGLREFFHYDLARDLGAAGPGRGGHHAARAPVYEELGVLRGMVKGNIKVEPLSACIEGAAALHLRQVARPVATGDQSWT, encoded by the coding sequence GTGGATCCCACCGAGCTGCGCGCCGATACGCCGGGCAACGTGAACGACGACACGCAGCTGCTCTCGTGGGAGAAGCGCGCGGCCGCGGCGCTCATGGCCCCCGTGCCGCGCTGGGTGGCCTTCGCCGAGTCTTCGGACGACTCGCTGTTCGCCACGCTCGCCTGGCTGCTCGCCGCGCGTGACCTGTCGTTGATCTCGGTGTGGAGCCCCACGTTCGCGCTGAACCTCTTCGAGGGGCTCGAGCGCCACCGCACGGAGCTGTGCGACACGCTCGCGCAGGGGCGCTGGCAGCGCAGCGGGCTGCCGGGAGGCGCGCCGCGTGCCCCCGAGGTGGCTGCCATCCTGCGGAGCTACCCCGGCCCCGCATCGCCCGAGCTGCTGCGCGCGCTCTGGCCGTCGCTCTCGCTGATCAGCGCGTGGGACACCTCGTCGTCGGCGAGCTGGGCCCGCAGGCTGCAGGCGCTCGCCCCCCACGCGCACTTCCAGGGCAAGGGTCTGTGGGCCACCGAGGGCGTGGTCACCATCCCCTACCGGGGTAAGCACGTGCTGGCGTCGCGCAGCCACTTCTACGAGTTCGTGGACCTCGCCACCGAGCGCTCGCACTTCGCGTGGGAGCTGCGCGAAGGCCAAGAGGTGCGCCCACTGCTCACCACCGGCGCGGGACTCCTGCGCTACGGGCTGCGCGACCGCCTGAAGGTGCGTGGCTTCGTGGGCAGCACGCCGTGCCTCGAGTTCCAGGGACGCATGGACGACACCGACATGGTGGGCGAGAAGCTGAGCCCGGACGCGGCCGCGCGCGCGCTGAGCTCACTCGAGCCGATGGGCGACTGCCAGCCCCTGTCGCTGATCCCGCTGCCGAGTGGCCTGCACCCCACGTCCGAGCGCCCCTGCTACGTGGCGCTGTGCGAGGGCGCGCCCAACCCCGAGCGTGACCAGGCGCGGTCGGAGACGCTGGAGCGCGGCCTGCGCGAGTTCTTCCACTACGACCTCGCTCGCGACCTCGGGGCAGCTGGCCCAGGCCGAGGTGGTCACCACGCCGCACGCGCGCCCGTCTACGAAGAGCTCGGCGTCCTGCGCGGCATGGTCAAGGGAAACATCAAGGTCGAGCCCCTCTCGGCCTGCATCGAGGGCGCCGCCGCCCTGCACCTGCGCCAGGTGGCGCGCCCCGTAGCCACAGGAGATCAGTCATGGACGTAA
- a CDS encoding GH3 auxin-responsive promoter family protein gives MKDQLRPFAHQAARAVCAWGARRFDDALHDVERTQRATLARQLEHFDGSLQAKRLGLTRSMSAEAFRDRVAEHSWSDVEALVTRQRAGEERMLTREHCERYQPTSGSSSRVKWVPYTPGFLADLDAAVTPWVADLYRSVPGVRAGRHYWSLSWIPPSCAPIRRAT, from the coding sequence ATGAAGGACCAGCTGCGACCCTTCGCGCATCAGGCGGCGCGCGCCGTCTGTGCGTGGGGCGCGCGGCGCTTCGACGACGCTCTCCACGACGTCGAGCGCACGCAGCGCGCGACGCTGGCCCGCCAGCTGGAGCACTTCGACGGCTCGCTCCAGGCCAAGCGTCTCGGGCTCACGCGCAGCATGAGCGCCGAGGCGTTCCGCGACCGTGTCGCCGAGCACTCGTGGTCCGACGTGGAGGCGCTGGTCACGCGTCAGCGCGCCGGCGAAGAGCGCATGCTCACGCGTGAGCACTGCGAGCGCTACCAGCCCACCAGCGGGTCGAGCTCGCGTGTGAAGTGGGTGCCCTACACGCCCGGCTTCCTGGCCGACCTCGACGCCGCCGTCACGCCCTGGGTGGCGGACCTCTACCGCAGCGTGCCGGGTGTGCGCGCCGGGCGGCACTACTGGTCGCTCTCGTGGATCCCACCGAGCTGCGCGCCGATACGCCGGGCAACGTGA
- a CDS encoding VTT domain-containing protein, translating into MRTDVTALGPLAPIAWVLVHATLEGLGVPATFIVIAAMVLFSKPIALVVCVLGSAGGMAFGFCLARYLARDWVSARVPERFQKWESRVSENAFLVSLAMRSVLFLAPGPAYVMGLSRARFFPCLLGALIGCIPGLWLMVYWGPEAAALTQRVPPEGWVVAAAVTVLAALAFRRIRRNT; encoded by the coding sequence GTGCGCACGGACGTCACGGCGCTCGGCCCGCTCGCGCCCATCGCGTGGGTGCTGGTGCACGCCACGCTCGAGGGCTTGGGCGTGCCGGCCACGTTCATCGTGATCGCCGCGATGGTGCTCTTCAGCAAGCCCATCGCGCTGGTGGTGTGTGTGCTGGGCAGCGCGGGCGGCATGGCCTTCGGCTTCTGCTTGGCGCGCTATCTCGCGCGTGACTGGGTGAGCGCGCGCGTGCCCGAGCGCTTCCAAAAGTGGGAGTCGCGCGTCAGCGAGAACGCGTTCCTCGTCTCCCTCGCCATGCGGTCGGTCCTGTTCCTCGCGCCGGGCCCCGCCTACGTCATGGGGCTGTCCCGCGCGCGTTTTTTTCCGTGCCTGCTCGGGGCGTTGATCGGCTGCATTCCCGGCCTCTGGCTCATGGTGTACTGGGGTCCTGAGGCCGCCGCGCTGACTCAGCGCGTCCCCCCAGAGGGTTGGGTCGTGGCCGCTGCGGTCACTGTCTTGGCCGCGCTCGCCTTCCGCCGCATCCGCCGCAACACCTGA
- the mutM gene encoding bifunctional DNA-formamidopyrimidine glycosylase/DNA-(apurinic or apyrimidinic site) lyase has translation MVKPAGALLVHLRMSGRLYVEPNATPLGPYTRVALGLSDEHTLRFDDVRKFGRFTFTEDPRVTLAHLGPEPLEDDFTAAWLSQALAGRQRQLKPLLLDQEFVAGLGNIYVDEALHEAKLHPLLPADRVTKAQAAKLVTAIRMILSEAIAREGSSFDTFYRTPEGQPGSYQDQFRVYGRDGRACRRCAATVQKFVVGQRGTHICPRCQRAPREVSR, from the coding sequence GTGGTGAAGCCTGCCGGCGCGCTGCTGGTGCACCTGCGCATGAGCGGGCGCCTGTACGTGGAGCCCAACGCCACGCCGCTCGGGCCCTACACGCGCGTGGCCCTGGGCCTCAGCGACGAGCACACGCTGCGCTTCGACGACGTGCGCAAGTTCGGGCGCTTCACCTTCACGGAGGACCCCCGCGTGACGCTCGCGCACCTGGGACCGGAGCCCTTGGAAGACGACTTCACGGCGGCGTGGCTGTCCCAGGCGCTGGCCGGGAGACAGCGTCAGCTGAAGCCCCTGCTGTTGGACCAAGAGTTCGTGGCGGGCCTCGGCAACATCTACGTGGACGAGGCCCTGCACGAGGCGAAGCTTCACCCGCTCCTGCCCGCTGACCGCGTGACCAAGGCGCAGGCGGCCAAGCTGGTCACCGCCATACGCATGATCCTGAGCGAGGCCATCGCGCGCGAGGGATCCAGCTTCGACACGTTCTACCGGACGCCCGAGGGTCAGCCGGGCAGCTACCAAGACCAGTTCCGCGTCTACGGCCGTGACGGGCGCGCGTGCCGCCGCTGCGCTGCCACCGTGCAGAAGTTCGTGGTGGGTCAGCGGGGCACGCACATCTGCCCACGCTGTCAGCGAGCACCCCGCGAGGTGAGCCGATGA